In Nicotiana tabacum cultivar K326 chromosome 10, ASM71507v2, whole genome shotgun sequence, the DNA window ATATTACTACAATTacctacaattaaactacaaagCTCACATAGTACTGAAAAGGATAAAGCAATGTTGCTTTCAAAATTATCTACATAGAAACTACATTTATGAATTTATTGTTTGCAGGTTCGTCTGGATCCCTAAACTTACTTGAATTTCCATCCTCACCAGCTATAGAGGAAtatcaaagtgaaataataactgaaTCTACGCAAACATATATTGAAGAAGGACAAGTTTATCAGGACAAACAAACAGTAGCTGCTGCAATGAAGAATTATTCAATGATGCACAAGTTCCAGTTCAGAGTAAAAAGATCTAGTCATAGAAGGTATGTAGTTATTTGTGGATAATATATCAGCAAAATCAGTGTATGATTGAAGATAGGTGGGTTTtataaattgtagttaaattgtagtcaatttgtagttaattgtagtttttTCATAAATTTGTGTAAATATTGTATTTCTTTTGTAGCTACTGGCTTATATGTGTTGCTGAAAGCTGTAAATGGCATTTCAAGGCAACGTCAATTAGTGATTCGGCAATGTTCAAGATAAGAAGTTTCAGCCGTCAACACACATGCTGCCTAATGGACGAAACATTCATACAGCGCAAACGTACTGCAGCAGTACTTGGTAGCAAGGTCGTTCCAAAGTATTGTGATCCTAAGACCGTTTACACACCAAAGGACATACAAACTGACATGTTATCCGAACATGGACTGAACCTAAGCTACATGCAAGcatggagagcaaaggaaaaagCTTTACAGTTTTTGAGAGGGAATCCGTGTGACTCCTACAACaaattacccaaatatttttatattcttgagaagaattatcctggtTCTGTTGTTAAATTGAAGAAGGCAGCAGATGATTGCTTCTTATACGCATTTGTTGCTCTTTGTACATCAATAAATGGTTGGCAACATTGTAGGCCGGTAGTAGTGGTTGATGGGACATTCTTAAAGTCAGCCTACAGGGGGATTATGCTGATAGCAAGCACCATGGATGCAGCAGGTAAATAATGGAATAATTTTGTACTTATTTTGTAGATAGTCTTTAAAATGCAGTTAAATTGTAGTTatgttgtagttattttgtagttaTATAAAAGAATGTAGTTAACATGTCTATATTTCTCAATATATATTGTAGTTGTTATTTAATCATATTTTATGTCTTAAAAATGTAGGTACTATTTTTCCCTTGGCATATGCTGTGGTTGATTCTGAAAACGACGCGTCTTGGAAgtggttctttgagcaattcaaggaGGCATATGGTGAAAGACCTTCAATGTGTGTTGTTTCAGATAGGCATGAGAGTATACTGAAGGCAACATCAGTTGTCTATCCGGGATTGACACACTACTCTTGCATGTGGCATATATGGACAAATATAAGGTCAAAATTCAAGAAGGGACATCTACAATTACATGAATTGTACTTTGCTACAGCACGGTCATACACTAtggatgaatttaatgaaaggatgTTGAAGATTGAAGAGGTAGACCTGCGTGTAAAGTCTTACCTATATGATATTGGCTATCATAGATGGTCAAGAGTACATGCAACGGTGAATAGAACTTTTACTATGACGTCAAACATTGCCGAGTCATTGAATGCTGTAACAAAAGATGCAAGAGAGCTTCCAATATTTGATCTATTTGAGTATATGAGGACTCTTCTTGAACGTTGGACAAAAGAAAAGTTATCGAAGGCAAAGGGTACTTTCACATACCTTGGTCACAAATACAACAAAGAATTGGAAGACAACAGTACATTATCTCAGAAACTAAGGGTAAGATATTTTTTTTGGTGCAGAAGAATCAAAAAAGTACTAGCTGCAGTTTTTCCAGATTGTAGTTAAACTGTAGTCAAATTGTCGGTAATAATAGTTTGTAGATGAGCTGTAATATATTTGTTGCTGATTTGTAGGtaaattgttgataatctatTTTAATGATtgatgtattattatttctgtttggtcttcaattgtaggtgagggcttcaacaGATCATATACATATTGTGTTAGATGGTGTGAAGCGGTACATTGTGTGTCTAGAAAATAAGAAATGTAGTTGTGGACAATTCCAACTTGATGAACTTCCATGTGCACATGCTTTGGCAGCATTAAGGCATAGGAATGAAACATACGAAAACTATTGCTCTCCGTATTACACAAGGAAGAGCCTTCTGCTTACCTATGAAATGCCAGTAAATCCTCTTCCTGATGAAGGCAAATGGGAAGTGCCACAACATATTTTGGATGAGGTAGTAAAGCCACCGGCGGGAGATAAAAGGCAGCCAGGGAGACCTCACAAGGAAAGATATAAAACATTTGATGAAATAAAGTCAAAGAAATACAAGGTGTCATGTGGTAATTGTGGAGgtgaagggcataacaaaagaaCTTGCAAGAATGCGCCGAAAAAGAAATGAATATCATGTAGTTAGAATAGTTATTCAAAATAAATGTTAGTGAGCTCAAATTATCGGATTTTCTTGTGTAATTGTTTAAGTTTTTGAAGATGAATAAGAAGTATAAACATCAATTTGTGTATCTGCACtatttatatttttatgtattctgTCAAGCATCTAaagttgtcttttttttttatagaatagTTAAACTTTAATATTTACTGTATACAAAAAAACTGATATTAATAAAGAATGCATTCAACGTAAATTGTATCCAGATTGTAATGAATATGTAGTTTAACTGTGTTAGAACTGTAGTCCTGTTATTCATATGTAGAGGAGTTGTAGTTAAAATGTAGTTTGACGTAGTTTAAATGtagataaattgaatttttttgatAAACCTTGTTgataaaaaatggctaaattatttatatgattcctgtatttattttatctttctgCTGTGTAACAAATGACAGTTATATACAGATATTACTTGGCACTTGAAGgtatttataaaaataacttgAAGATTAAAGTCAAATTGTAAGACAAAGTTGTTGCTGTAAAAATGTAATCAGAGTACTCGAGTATAATGTAATCAACAAAAAGTGTTGTAGAAAACCAAAACGACATATTTCCTACATTGTTTTCCAATTCaactaccaaatttcacagaccaAACTAGGAACACAATAGTCTATTTCTTCTTTCGTTGCACTCTAGTCCTCTCGTTTTTTGCCGGAGCACCCTTCCTCCTTGCTAGCCTGCCAGTAACCTCACTCTCACTGATTGACCCAACTTCTTGCTTCTTTGTTGCATAGTCCCACAGTAGAGCTCCATAGCGTCTACGGTGTTGGTCAATATCAGAAAGATCTTCCTTTGGGATTGCCAAATCTCCAAGGCTAACATACTCCGCAAATGCAGCCacaaatacaccacaatcgcTGCATAAGATgagaatttttttattatataacaaatgattaaaataaaaaaaataaacatataGAAAGGGAGATTATTTTTTTACACTGAGCCTTCCTTTTGTTGTGGAATCTCAGCAACCATCCATTGTATGTCGAGAGGGTCCGTAACTGGTTTTTCGATGTATGCCTTTGTGCTCTTGAAGTTAATGTCTTTACGTTTACCATAGAAACCAGTGCATGACAAATACAGAGGGATAATGATTGAAAACTTGTCAACCAATGTCTCTACTGTTTTATGACGGTTTGCTCTCACCATGGAATCATAAACATAAAGTTGTCTGTCCTTTATGTCAAAAACTAGCAACAACCAATGGAAGTTCTCTACAAGGTTCACAGGCATGAGCACATAGTCAACAAGATCCCAGGCAACATTAGCAAGAATTCTGTACCCAAGAATATATTCTCCAACATCATCCTCGGGTTTAACAACCGAATACCTTTGTTCCGGTGGAGAACTTATGAACTTGTCATAGATTCTTTCAATCTTTGTCTTGAACAAGCAATCCGTGGTTGTGAACCTAGTATTATTGTTGGGGCCATATTTGCCTCTTTTTCGCAGATaatacataataacatcaatgtgctgccaaaatagaataaacatataCAATAAGGTACGGTGTAACCACACTTGTCTACAAGACAGCTACAGATTAACTACAATTTGAATTTATTAAAAACTCTAACAGCAAATTAGCTACACTATAACAACAGAAATATAACAGTTAGTCCAAGTTCCTCACAAAatgtagtttaattgtagtttGTATGAACCATAGTGAACAAGTACTATATGTACAATTGACCCATCAGACTACAAAATAACTACACATTAACTATATTTATGCACTGTCTACATTTATTCACTATACAGAGGAACAAATGAAACATACCACCTAACTTAAGCTCCCAATAATCAGCAAGTTCAACCTACAGTTAATATTAATAGGCACAATCACAAGCTCTACAATATTACTACAAGGTAACTACAGTTGTGGTACACGGAGATTCCAAGTcagtcaaaagtaccaaaattccaGTTTGTACATACAATCATCATCACATATGATACATAAGGTCCATAAAAAGCAAAATTTCACAGCTGAGACATAAATATAGTAACATATATATGTTGTCTACAATATTACTACAATTACATATCATAGCTGAAAAATAAACTATAATTACACTGCACAGCTGAAGACAAAACAGATATTGTGAATGATTATGTTCTTTATACTTACTGTGTTATTGAAGACTTGTCCGGGGTGAGCAAGGTCATAAAACCAGTCCTTCTTATCAATTTTTTCACaatcaaaatccaaccaaggCTTGATTTGGTTATCCTTCTTGGAAAAGTAATATTTCCTCCTGTAATAACAAAAAAAAGATgatcaaatacaaaaaatttacaaaatgaaTTACAATTTTAAAGTATAAAAATGGTGAACACACAGTGTAAAATGAAGCATTCATACCTCCTAGATACTTTATCACTACGAATGTATAATCAGTTGGTGAACCTTTCTGTCAATTCAGGATCTACATTTTCACCTATGACACTTGTGAAGGGGTGTTTGAGGTAAAAAAATTTAGGTCCAACAGATGTGCTGCCTCCAGAACTATTCAAAGATGTGAAAGGTGATCGTGCATGTTTTCCCGGTTGCCTTGTTCTACCGGGATGAACAGGGGTTGATTCATCTCGTATGGGCTCGCCATACATGACCAACTGTGATAAGTTTTCTGGCAGCTCAAAGTCATCCAATGTCAAACCTTTGTTTTCAATGCCTTCAGGAATAACTTTTTTATCAATGCCTTCAGGAACAACTTCAGTCACAGTCACAGCGTGAATTGGCGATTGTGGAACTTCACCTTCTGTAGATAAGTGTAGATCTATGTAGATATGAACAGTATTATGGAGTTATAGAGAATATATTACCTGCTTGTTGTGGCTCAGCCACTTCATCAATTACTGGTTCTTCCTCAATATTTCCTTGTAGATGTTCTGGTGAAACATCAGCTTGAATGAATAATTGGGAATGAGAATTGTAGATATATGTAGGAATATGTAGTTAAggtgtaaattattaaaattttgcaTAAAAACCTTATTGTAATGAAGGAATGGTTCTGTACCTGCTTTATATGCCTCAGCTGCTTCTTGGAAGTCAGGATATAAGTCAACATGTGGTTGAAAATGTTTTGGAGAAATTGTAGCTGCAACACATagtaaaaaaatgattagtataatTTAATAATGCTGTCTTGAAATTTGTAGATATGTATGCAGGAATTTTGTAGATACCTGTATTGTTTGTGCTTCCATGCAGTTGATCACCAGCATTGAACTGGAATTGCTGGTTGTTATCTCCTTGATGTTGgtaattattttttgttgaaCTACAAGCAAACTACAATTTTGGGAAATATTTGAGACTACTTTATTCATATGTCTTAATTAGTCTTAGTACAAAATTATATGTAAATTCTTACCTTTGACTCGTCCAAATCAAACCTCTTGTTTATCACAttcataacacccttcaaagATTGATCTATGAACTCTCGAAGGCTTGAGAGTTCCTCAAAAACATCCTTCCTATAGGCATCTAACTTTACATCAAcctaaaaattaaatatataattagttggtaATCTTATTCTAACTGCTACAGTTACACTACAATTCAACAAACTATAATTGTTATAGATTTATACCACAAATTAACTACAATGTATAACATACTATAATTGTTATGTAATGAAGTCAAAATGTAGCAAATTATGTCAATATATTGTAGTTATTCATAATACCTGCACAATCCCTTTTTCCAACTTCATGAGCTTGCTACTGACAGATTCAATGTCCTCAATCTGTATATTTGGGTTCAAATGATGGAGAAGCAGCAGTTGGAACATGTGATGGTTGAGCACCATGTTCATCTTCATATTGAATCTTGTCTGGCAGATTAAGCACTCCAAGCTCTTCTCCAGATTCAATCATGTTTGTGAACTGAATGATGAAAATAACAGTTAATTCAAGTGACAAAAAAATGTAGATTCAATGTAGTTATTATGAATGTAATTGTAGCATCATACAAAAGTGGAAAAAAATACCTTGATCCACTCAGGCTTGATCATCTTCTCTTCAATTGCAGTTAACCAAATCTGCCCCTTTGTAGCTGACCATCTTAAAATGCGAGGTATAGATTCAGAACATCTCGTAGCAAGCTCGGTGCTGACGGACGAGCAACACTCATATAGCCACACTTGCAAGGCTAATGAGCATCCCCGTATCAGATAAGAATGTACATGGGGATTAAGACGATGTCGGACAGATTCAATAACCTGCTTGAAGGATTTGATACCCCATGGGTATGACTCAAAATTACCAGACTCTATTAGAAAGAACATAAACTTGTCTATGAAAGTCACATGGTCTTTATCAGAAGGACAAACAAAAAATTCCAACATATAAAGAATGCACAACTTCACCGCATCCACATCGTTTGTCCATGCTTTATTAGTCACTACTTTTTTCAAATGACATTTCTCAACCCTTTCTTTGTTCGGAAAATATGTATTCATTAAAGGGCTAACATAGGTGGAAGTGTAACCATAGTCTGAAAACTTATTCACACAATTAAGACCAGTTATCAACCCAAATTCTCtcaaggaaaaattcaatttttcaccCTTAAATAATACTGAAAAATATGAGTCAGTAGACTTTGTTAATTCATACTTCATCAGAAGATGAAGTGATTGGTTTTGCATACAGATTTTGGGGAGAcctaataagtaaccaaaacaagTTTTTCTGAAAACCCTTAAAGCATTCGGAGAGAGTAAAGCTTGTATCTGGCTAGGTATGCTAGGATCACACAAACTGTGGAATCTAAGCACACCATAATCAACATTTTGTTGTGCAAAGTAAGGTCCATTCTgtagaaaatataaaattaatgaaCATTAGTAGTTTGCATAAAAAGGAAACAGTAATCTACATATAACTACAtgacaaatacaaaatataactaGAAGAAGAATAGTCTACCCACACCTATAACTACAAAACAATAACAGAAGAACAATGCACGTGTAAACATTATCTACAAGATGTAACAGTTACTTCAAGTATCTCACATAAATGTAGATTAACTGTAGTTAGAATGAAGTTAAATATATGAGCTATACAGGTTACAATAAAAAATATCATATCTACAATTTAACCATCAGACTACACATCAACTACAAACTAACTACATTTATACACTGTCTAAGAGTCACAGTTCCAATTAGACTACAAAATTGAGACAAAGAAtctacaaaattaggacaacacCACATTTTACCAAAATACACTTGAACAATCAAAGAAGAACAATGCACTTGTAAACATTATCTACAGAATGTAACAGTTACTTCGAGTAACTCACAAcatgtagataaattgtatttAGAATGAAGTTAAATGAAGCAGCAATACAGGTTGCAATGAAAAATATCATCTCTACAATTTAACGATCAGACTACAAATCAACTACAAACTAACTACAGTATACACTGTCTAATAATCACAGTTCCATTAAACCTACAAAATTGCGAaaaataatctacaaaattaggacaatACCACATTTGGCCAAAAAACACTTGAACACTAAATTAACACTTGAACAACAGATTTTTACAACCAAAATCAAACTACAAAACAGTAAGGAAACATAAATAGTCtttacctttattgaaattttttccttaaccaattttggtactttttttgagggtttcttcttctttggtTTTGATGAAGAAGGAGAGACCTTGTGTTTTTTCACAGATGGAACTTTGGGAGAATCATCTACAAAATCGTCATCTACACTCAACTCTTTCCCCTTGCGTTTCAGTTGATTGTCGACTAGTTTATCAACTCCACCAACATCAACATCGTGCAAATGCTTGCTTCTCATTTCCGCATGAATTTGTCTAGGAGATGAAATACCAGTAGTTTGTTCACTTGCATGCGTCGTTTGTGAATTTTTTGGTGGTGATTTTGGTGTTAAAACAACCAAATCAAAGGTTGGAATATCAGCTAATATagcttttgatgatttttttgggGAGTGTtggtttttttcatgatttaggaATTGAAGACAAAGATGGAAGTGAATTCAAATCGTGGGGGATACTATCAACTGAAGGTAATTAAGTGGAGAAGAAAGTGATGGTAATTGTGGGTGAGAAGAGGTTGTACGAGAATGGAGGAAAAACTGAAGGTAAATCGTGGGGGTTGGGAACTGAAGGTAAATCGTAGGGGGTGTGGGGGGTGGGAGGAGAGAGGGGCGGGTAAACCAAATAACGTGAAGATACAGTCCTATAATTATGCCTAATAAAAATGAACCCTTAATTATATCcctaatttgaattatggtatataaattgtaatttggtatgcttaaatgtaataaacacaaaccttaaacattgagggtaatataaTATAGATCGGTAAAATTCCCAATTTTGAACCTATAAAGTTAAAGCCCGTATACGCCTCGGGTTGTAGTCAGCATAAGTATCCGTAGTTCAGAATTGAATGGACTGTTGCCCATCTGTCATAATTGTCTCTTTTACTCAAGATTTGCTCGTAGGTCGGAACAAAATCCGAATCAGTTTCAGTGGTACAAAATTGAATGGACATGTCCCACGTGGAACACCTAAATTGGACACCTAAGCATAGAAGATGCTTTGCCGCTACGTTACTGGAAATTTATGGCTATGGAAACTTGATATTCGGGATTGTCCCTGTCAAAgtataaaataaaagaaactttgTTATAGATATATTATATTGTAGATGTTGATTTAGTACTTCGTGTAAATAAGCTTCTATGAACTTTACCGTacatatatttatctatttagtattcTATTGGAAATAAATTTCCTAAAAAAGCTTATTATTTCGGTActcggttatggataaatattatctccggtagaagattatttatatctggtacaataagcttatcctttcagtactccgttatagATTAACATTACTCTCAGTCAAAAATTATCCATATCTGAtataatagcagcttacacagcagcttacacaacaacttcctttcttctgtaaatagaagagatttcagttcattatatacATCAGTTTGAAAAGTTAAATAATATATCAATCACTTTCTACTTCTCTTCAATTTATTTACTTTAtagtaattattttataatacgttatcaACACGAGATTCTGCCATTTTGAGCGCTagtaaatgaaaaaaattattatatgGCCCCAGAATTTCGGGAATTTGAAATTGGGTCTTTGTATTATGTTTAGGAAATTTCAGAGAAACTTGAATTTCAAGAATTTGAAAACGGGAAAAAGGCTGATGTATTAGTAGAGAAAGATGACAAGGGGCTATTGTATTATTTGGATTTGAAGCACCGAAAAATTATCATTAAAACCAAAGATGGCTTCCAACGATTCAACAATTGTAGACCGAATCAGTgagttttttctttcttcgtagTAGTGACGTAGATATCACTTACATCTGGAGTGATCAAATTTGCATAATTTAATTTGagccttttgcttatattttaatatttttattatcgCTTGTTTGGTTATATGCTACGTATACACTAtctattttggtatttgtttttATCCGTATTATTTTAATAAAGGGTTACAAAGTGAATAACATCGTTAGATCCATTTAAACTCCAggagagtttgcaagaaatatacaatcACCATAAGTGATTATATTTTGTATATCTCATTTTAACTAAATTTTGTCAACCACCaaaagtggtatatgcctatgaccaccagatgtgataatttaggctttctatagttacaattgaagataaactagagaaatattctctatattacatgCATGCCTCggtttgctcctgaagtagtataATCATAAAAAAATTCTAAGACATcacacaatttgatgtgattaatgcacgtttagataattatgttctgttccctgaaggatgagaacttttgataaatattaatctaTTCCTTGAAGTAAATAtgacaatattaataaagttagtaaatatgaacgcgctcttgatgtaaatatattacaattcacctccgaAAAAGGTAATATGATTGAGGGAATATAtgctcaatatttcgtattttaaatttgctcatgaagaagtaacacaattaaAATTTTCTCCTGAAGCAGAAAAATATTATGAAGCTGTGTCTTTCTgtgcttaaataaaataataagttatccaaagttatttttgaagcacattttcattccctggagtgaatgaagaaataccacaactcacctctTGAAGAGATACAATAACAAATGATATAAATCTTGTTTTTGTGGCATAAAGATCATTGTCGCACGTACccgttgtcgcacctccttttttcgcccccgcgagggtgcgtagggagttttctccaattaaaggacagtcgaaacgggatttgtttgtttgtttcagagtcgccacctgggaattttaaggcgtcccaagtcaccaattttaatccctgaatcgaggagaatatgactctgtttattattctgcgaaccagaaatccggataaggaattctgttaacccgggagaaggtgttaggcattcccgagttccgtggttctagcacggtcgctcaactgttatatttggcttgattattttgatttattaaatacatttttattgcatgattttattgttaccgcttctatttaaattgtttataattaaagacccttcttcgaatcgaatcacgcgtacgtgtattcgttttatatattaatattttttaacgtgaaaatcgtgtcacgcgtacgtatacacaatataataattattaaaaaaattttattatatataaaaaaaagacttaagtacgaaattgtgctaaaaataaaattaagaacgttcgtcgctcttgtataattaaatattgaaccgcacatctcgagttatatgaaattaatattgatattctccgaagagccccctttttattaaatgttcgttcgaagttgcgcgaacgcataatccgaattgtttttagaaatataatcaggttacgcgaacgcatccctaatcacgcaaaatattcttaatagtagtatagatttccataaatgtttattgcatccatctatttttaaatgtaagaatcatggagaattaccgattgggatgccaccaaatttcttgacaaagaattcaaaatttattaggcgttgctacaagtcttatttttacgcgtatgaattatatacctcaaaactattcaaattttaaagaattaatgatatgaaaaagaaacaaacaacatgtaactaaaaatactaccatttttatcgtggatacaacattaacatatccaaaaatcgaatcgcatataaaactggaaaaagaattaatttgataaacaaattaatagtttctgaagaatttttattgttatatttggagcaaacgctatttacacattttttgacttaaaaagttacaatctataaatctcatccttcttttacaccacttgtttttagtccgaggttataattgtttggttaattttgcttacgaagattgggtttgagataaataaaccaattcttatattctgcctatgcgaatatttgcaaacactaactctatattttgtaaaaaatcattgacattatttcatatattaaaagaaatgagttgatcgcgttcctaaaataactaagccatttgttattaagaaagagaattaatctaccaattgatttaatactatattaaccaactaaaacaaaactgaaacttaaactaataaaatttaaatgagtagaaaacatccttataatcaaacttcatttacttgccatgttgaagcttttcatgacatgaattttcagatatgtacctgatattggaagcaaaagaaaatgatgatgagaatcagcaacagtaataacagtgcaatagcaacaactgcccagcaacagtaacaacccagtaacagaccggtagAGTAGTAATCCTAAAAACAAAAActttaagctttaaatgtaacaacaaccattaatactaatttcaaac includes these proteins:
- the LOC142165425 gene encoding uncharacterized protein LOC142165425, with amino-acid sequence MSKIPIMLKSNGNWDNYGRFRDFEVDAIVVDDNANYGILSSTIAEQLSIDTSDKIIEIKYIVNENCPPMEIRNDMGVRAYMETKKENKNLGSYPLCISVRDFNMELAINNESTSACSSGSLNLLEFPSSPAIEEYQSEIITESTQTYIEEGQVYQDKQTVAAAMKNYSMMHKFQFRVKRSSHRSYWLICVAESCKWHFKATSISDSAMFKIRSFSRQHTCCLMDETFIQRKRTAAVLGSKVVPKYCDPKTVYTPKDIQTDMLSEHGLNLSYMQAWRAKEKALQFLRGNPCDSYNKLPKYFYILEKNYPGSVVKLKKAADDCFLYAFVALCTSINGWQHCRPVVVVDGTFLKSAYRGIMLIASTMDAAGTIFPLAYAVVDSENDASWKWFFEQFKEAYGERPSMCVVSDRHESILKATSVVYPGLTHYSCMWHIWTNIRSKFKKGHLQLHELYFATARSYTMDEFNERMLKIEEVDLRVKSYLYDIGYHRWSRVHATVNRTFTMTSNIAESLNAVTKDARELPIFDLFEYMRTLLERWTKEKLSKAKGTFTYLGHKYNKELEDNSTLSQKLRVRASTDHIHIVLDGVKRYIVCLENKKCSCGQFQLDELPCAHALAALRHRNETYENYCSPYYTRKSLLLTYEMPVNPLPDEGKWEVPQHILDEVVKPPAGDKRQPGRPHKERYKTFDEIKSKKYKVSCGNCGGEGHNKRTCKNAPKKK